The Bombus pascuorum chromosome 5, iyBomPasc1.1, whole genome shotgun sequence genome segment TGGACCATCAAAGTAGTTAAACCAAATTTCTCAAAAGAATCTCCAGTATGCTTACTTGGAAAAATTTATCGCAAAAAGCCAGAAGAATTTTTGGAAAAGGCTTCCGAAGCTGAAAAAACTTTAGACACTGGAAGTGAAATATCTTTAGCTATGGATGCTATTAGCTTTGAAGATGGCATAGAGGAATTTAAGAAGGATTTTACCTCGCGTCTTTGGTTAACATACAGAAGGGAATTTCCTATATTGAATGGTTCTACATTTACCACTGACTGTGGTTGGGGATGTATGTTACGTAGTGGACAAATGATGTTGGCACAGGCATTGGTCTGCCATTTTCTTGGAAGAGGCACTTatctttatcattaattttagttataaattgcgatacaataattattgattatacatgttattatatatgttacatatatcatatatattatactcttTCTAtagaataattcattttctctATAGAATGGCGATGGCAGGTAGATCAACCACTGAAAACAGAACAACAGAAATTGGATGAATATAATCACAGgttaataattaaatcgttTGGAGATCTACCAGACAGTACATCTCCATTTTCCATACATACACTTGTTTCTTTGGGTGCCCTGTGGGGAAAACGTGCAGGTGATTGGTATGGACCTTCGTCCGTAGCTCATCTTTTAAGCCAAGCAGTAGAACAAGCAGCAGAACGACATCCAGTATTTAGTAACTTGGCTGTTTATGTTGCTCAAGATTGTGCAGGTGATACAACAGCTgagatacttttatttatattgaataatattatttgataggAATTTCTTGGTATACTCCCGACAcctaatttattatatatttttacagtttATCTGCAAGATGTAGAAAATGTATGCCAAATGCCGGATGGCAAGTGGAAATCTCTTATACTTTTTGTACCTTTAAGGCTTGGTGCTGATAAATTGAATCCTGTTTATGCATCTTGCCTAACACATTTACTTACGCTAAATACCTGTATTGGAGTTATCGGTGGCCGACCTCGCCATTCGCTTTATTTTATTGGTTTCCAGgaagataaattaattaatctagaCCCACATTATTGTCAAGAAACTGTTGAtgtattaaaagataattttcctTTGACGAGTTTTCATTGTACTTCACcaagaaaaatgttaatatcaAAAATGGATCCTAGTTGTTGTGttggattttattttcataataaaatccaatttaCAAACTTTATGGAGATTGCTCCCTCTGTATGTATGGTCATTCTCATGAAGATCATTGTTctatattttagataattcGTAAATCCAATGATATATTTTGCAGTACTTGGTGCCCGAAGATGAGAAAGTCGACTATCCGATGTTTTTATTTTGCGAAGGGAGCGGGAAAGATCTCcaacaaaaaattgaaattgcagaaaacaTAATTCCCACTACTACCTCATTTACAGGTAATGGGACGTATGATGATGATCTTGACGAGTGCGAAGAATTTGAACTAGTACAGTGAGATATTTATCACagacaaaagaagaaatatcatgTACTTAAAAAACATTCATGGATAGTTTTTTGGAGAAAAATGATAATGTTTGTCATTAATCATAATTCTCTCTACATTCGTCCATATATGTACAAGGAAGAAATCAATTGACGACTTTAGCAGATGACAACGTTGCATATTAGAGTTGagtattaatttctaaaatgaaTTTATGCCGCAAAATGATCTTTAGATCTCAACGTGCTCGTTAAATGACTGACGTGAATTagtatatcaatattttccaTTCGCGATAATGCATTTATAGATTCAAATTAGCGTTATCGTTGATACTTTATTTCTGTAATCATAATTTAATGCGGCTTTTTGTATATCGGTTTATTGTTgcacaatttttttttgtcttgTGTATTGATCTCAAAAGttgcttttaaataattattaggaTATTGATTTACTATATGACTTAGAATTGTCATAACCAAGaagatatttattctttttcacgCAATTATCACGTCAAGAACTTGCGTAGATCGTAAGTTGGCGATTTTGTTATGaagaatactttttataaaaatttcttaattcctTACGGAAATGTTCCTGACATAACTTATTTTGTAACACAGCAATATTAGATTTCTCTTAGATTTTTTGCAAAAGTAACGAGTATATTTCATTGTGTGCTTAAGTCAaaaatgtgtgtgtgtgtgtgcaaTCATCAGCgcacattatacatatatttaaccATATCTACctgttataacatttaagcttcaattaatttaaattttttttcataatactgctttaagttatttatttatttaatatgtattctaattttcatttgaCGACAATATTGAACTTATACTAAGTTCCCAAAGCGCATCGCTACATTtgacataacgttttatgttatgaaagagaaacatgtaattaaccctttgcactcgaGAGGCGACTCTCAGTCGCCACGGCGTTCCGTGCTGCAACTCCAGTGGTGAGCGAGAGGCGACAGACCCTGTTTATGCTAGATTTCGACATCTCCAAATGATGAGAGCGCAATATTGGTTCGTAAATTGGTTCCTTAGCACTTTCTGTTCTTTATTAGGAAGAGTAAAGTGTTAGACTTTAAAAtggagataaaatatttaatctcatATCCCTCAGAAACTATGGTTCTAATAACGTCTCCAACGTTAGTTCGGATTCGAAGATCATGGCGAAAgcataataatttagaaaccctaaaaaaatgattttcggAAGTGAAATTAACTCAAATGAAAATGAACTTAATTTTGAACTGTTGAAAAATGAGATTAATTACATAAAGAAtgctttataaattatacaaaaaagaaatatagatattacaaaatcatattttcaaagatgtaaatatagataaagtattagaatataatgtttttgtaagttaatttgtatataaaatcattttacgcTAGCTGTAAGACACGCGTCACGTATACGCTAAATCATCCGGATTAGCTGCTACGCCCGACCTAAAAAGTCCTCGAGTGCAAAGAGTTAACAAGCATATATAACATTAAGCTACTGTTATCATGAAAAAACTAAGTTAATattcgaatgaaaagaaaatgtgaGCATGATATAGAAGGTATATTATACTCATATTAATTAAGGTCTGTACacaattaaaagttattaaaattcttatatcggtacagttaaaaataaatatgaaaaaatgataaaaatcatGTTCCAAAGTTTATTTCCTGTTATGTCGTTAATACAtcttaaaattacaatataaactTAATACATATCATACCTTAATACATTTGCGTCATACGAGTATCAATAAATTCTACCAATTTAGAATAAGTCTTTAGCTTCTTTGATTcctttatattacaatatcaacaatattttacaattgatatttataaaacatggTAAGTGGACTTAAATACAAaccattatatttacaattgcTTGTTTCATTCAtgacttttattaaaatatttattattgtcgTAAATACTTTTAGCAAATTTAACGTGTCGattcaaagaaaatatttaaatataaagatcaaattgaacatatataaaacaaaacatagtaaaaattaacaaattttgtactatgatcatgcaaaatatttaaatgatctatgtcaattgttaaatatatatatatatagtatatgtaagttacagaaaaatatatagatttttTCCATAATTTGTATTCATTAATCAATCCATTAATATTTGTGcgtatgtaaattaatacCTTATAGCACACATGGAAGCATATGTTCACTACTAATTTAAACGATTTGCACTAATTCGTTATTTGTTCTGTTAAAATACTAATACGCTCTAACAAATTAACactacgataaatattttgtaaggGATTGTTTTACAAGTGGCCATAACTCATCAGTAGTGTTACCTCGAAAAGTACTCAATAGTCCTAAATCaccataaaattttaaaataggtTCAGTTGCATCTGAATATCTCTTGAGCCTTTCTTGTACAATTTCAATCTTATCATCGTCCCTCTTACTTAAGGGTTCACCGGTCACGTCATCTTTACCCTGTTGAAAACCAAATTAATATTAGTCATTCGAAGGAAATATAGAGTTGAGAATGATCGAAAGtttcaaagatataaaaaatcatgtaaaaaaaaaaaactatcgGTTATTAAATCGAAGGGAAGATAATCTaattataaagttttattagACATGTTGCCAATGATACATTTGGATACAAATCGAAGTTTCTGTTCCAACTTACCGGTACTTTAGGACTGTTGAACCcgatgttatatactcttccACTGGGCAAATGAATCCACCTGTTTTTCACGCGGTCTAATATCACCTTGATGGGAACATCAAGGTAGAGGACTAGATTCACTGGATGTATTTTCTGCAGTTTCTCCGCTTGCGTTAAGGTTCTTGGAAATCCTATAGCAATGCCAAGTACTTATTTCGAATTTAGTTACCCGCCATCGTAATACATTGTATGTTCAACGTCAGGATTGGACATTAACTGATAAAAGTAATAAGTTAATCATTGCaaacgtaattaatttaataattaaataacgaatttaatatttgatctaattgatatttaaataactaaCTGCAACTATACATTGATGaacaaagatatttaaataatttaataattcatttgttAGTCGCAAAAGGCAATAAAATATCTCAACTCTAATAATCAgttattaattgtattaaatattacccaACGCTGAAGTGACGTTTTTAAGATTTCAATTTCCGTTGAATTACTCACCGTCTAGCAGCCAATTCTGGTCACCAACCGAATCGATTTCTTTGTTTATCATTGATATCATTACATCATCAGGAACGAATTTACCGGATAACACGTAACTCGAAACTGCTTTGCccaattctatataattaaaatgatcACATACGTATTACTTATTAACGTAAcgattacatatatttatcttct includes the following:
- the LOC132907013 gene encoding cysteine protease ATG4D isoform X2, whose translation is MLSKIYLLGMNGQVQSSRERLGFTNSTIGLFSGIIATDRVPNIQLATTNNELPMDDSNVSTEVDSKVKTKLLSMWNNVKYGWTIKVVKPNFSKESPVCLLGKIYRKKPEEFLEKASEAEKTLDTGSEISLAMDAISFEDGIEEFKKDFTSRLWLTYRREFPILNGSTFTTDCGWGCMLRSGQMMLAQALVCHFLGREWRWQVDQPLKTEQQKLDEYNHRLIIKSFGDLPDSTSPFSIHTLVSLGALWGKRAGDWYGPSSVAHLLSQAVEQAAERHPVFSNLAVYVAQDCAVYLQDVENVCQMPDGKWKSLILFVPLRLGADKLNPVYASCLTHLLTLNTCIGVIGGRPRHSLYFIGFQEDKLINLDPHYCQETVDVLKDNFPLTSFHCTSPRKMLISKMDPSCCVGFYFHNKIQFTNFMEIAPSYLVPEDEKVDYPMFLFCEGSGKDLQQKIEIAENIIPTTTSFTGNGTYDDDLDECEEFELVQ
- the LOC132907013 gene encoding cysteine protease ATG4D isoform X1; translation: MLSKIYLLGMNGQVQSSRERLGGFTNSTIGLFSGIIATDRVPNIQLATTNNELPMDDSNVSTEVDSKVKTKLLSMWNNVKYGWTIKVVKPNFSKESPVCLLGKIYRKKPEEFLEKASEAEKTLDTGSEISLAMDAISFEDGIEEFKKDFTSRLWLTYRREFPILNGSTFTTDCGWGCMLRSGQMMLAQALVCHFLGREWRWQVDQPLKTEQQKLDEYNHRLIIKSFGDLPDSTSPFSIHTLVSLGALWGKRAGDWYGPSSVAHLLSQAVEQAAERHPVFSNLAVYVAQDCAVYLQDVENVCQMPDGKWKSLILFVPLRLGADKLNPVYASCLTHLLTLNTCIGVIGGRPRHSLYFIGFQEDKLINLDPHYCQETVDVLKDNFPLTSFHCTSPRKMLISKMDPSCCVGFYFHNKIQFTNFMEIAPSYLVPEDEKVDYPMFLFCEGSGKDLQQKIEIAENIIPTTTSFTGNGTYDDDLDECEEFELVQ
- the LOC132907022 gene encoding GTP:AMP phosphotransferase AK3, mitochondrial, which encodes MVTLSTWCFKATAFRAVILGAPASGKGTMSTRIVKHFKMTHISSGDKLRLHMNSNTELGKAVSSYVLSGKFVPDDVMISMINKEIDSVGDQNWLLDGFPRTLTQAEKLQKIHPVNLVLYLDVPIKVILDRVKNRWIHLPSGRVYNIGFNSPKVPGKDDVTGEPLSKRDDDKIEIVQERLKRYSDATEPILKFYGDLGLLSTFRGNTTDELWPLVKQSLTKYLS